The Vibrio nitrifigilis genome window below encodes:
- a CDS encoding L-lactate dehydrogenase, producing the protein MSIKTRKVAVIGVGRVGSHVASHLVTKGLCDELVLIDTDVQKAESHRIDLRDCAAFGAHRLTVTCGDYADLDDADIVVISASGPIVEEERLLELDNNLSIVSDVAAKLKATQFNGIVISITNPCDVIAQYMHALTGLSVIGTGTLIDSARLRAALSRETGISPRYIQAYCLGEHGNSQFVAKSHISFMGVSLEECLQDGSGRFEGLDFAALQKEVIGAGWDIYRGKLATEFGISTAACELIDAIFHDDARVLPCSTMLKGQYGQSDVYASTPCVIGKDGVQTILELNLTQEEQALMTQSCEIIKQHRPAVN; encoded by the coding sequence ATGAGTATCAAAACCAGAAAAGTAGCAGTGATTGGGGTAGGGCGTGTTGGTTCTCACGTTGCGAGTCACCTTGTTACGAAAGGACTTTGTGATGAATTGGTTTTGATTGATACCGATGTACAAAAAGCTGAGAGTCATCGCATTGATTTGCGAGACTGTGCAGCATTTGGTGCGCACCGTTTAACCGTAACATGTGGTGATTATGCCGATTTGGATGATGCCGACATTGTGGTGATAAGTGCCAGCGGTCCAATTGTAGAAGAAGAACGTTTGTTAGAGTTGGATAATAACCTTAGTATCGTTAGCGATGTCGCGGCTAAGCTTAAAGCCACTCAGTTCAATGGTATTGTGATTTCCATAACCAATCCATGTGATGTGATTGCCCAATACATGCATGCGTTAACGGGGTTGTCTGTGATTGGTACCGGTACATTGATTGATTCTGCACGTTTAAGAGCTGCATTGTCTCGAGAAACGGGCATCTCTCCTCGTTATATTCAAGCGTATTGCTTAGGTGAACACGGCAATAGTCAATTTGTCGCAAAAAGTCATATTTCTTTTATGGGAGTATCACTTGAAGAATGCTTGCAAGATGGTTCTGGTCGTTTTGAAGGGCTAGATTTCGCTGCGTTGCAAAAAGAAGTGATTGGTGCCGGATGGGATATCTATCGAGGCAAATTAGCTACTGAATTTGGTATCAGTACCGCAGCTTGTGAATTGATTGACGCTATTTTCCATGATGATGCGCGTGTTCTCCCTTGCTCTACCATGTTAAAAGGTCAATATGGCCAAAGTGATGTGTATGCAAGCACTCCTTGTGTTATCGGCAAAGATGGCGTGCAAACTATCCTTGAGCTTAACTTAACTCAAGAAGAACAAGCGTTGATGACGCAAAGCTGTGAGATCATCAAGCAGCACCGCCCAGCAGTAAATTAA
- a CDS encoding ABC transporter substrate-binding protein, with protein MKKARLVMLALGLLATTSSFAATLRYGLEAEYPPFESKNAQGQLVGFDIELGKAICERMNEKCVWKENSFDSLIPALNAKKFDVINSAMNITEKRGKAIDFTNPIYRIPTQLIARKGQNLKPTAESLRGKNIGVLQGSIQEVYAKAHWEPKGVTITAYKDQNMVYSDMAMGRVDGTLVMAAAGQSGFLSKPAGKDYEFVGGALNDEKILGSGIGFGLRKGSDELKAKLNKAIKEVQDDGTVTRLAKKYFTGFDVSVN; from the coding sequence ATGAAAAAAGCACGTTTAGTGATGCTTGCTCTAGGCTTGTTGGCAACGACTTCTTCTTTTGCTGCCACGCTGCGTTATGGCTTGGAAGCTGAATATCCACCGTTTGAAAGTAAAAATGCTCAAGGCCAATTGGTCGGTTTTGATATTGAATTAGGTAAAGCGATTTGTGAGCGCATGAATGAAAAATGTGTTTGGAAAGAAAACAGCTTTGACTCATTGATTCCAGCGTTGAATGCGAAAAAATTTGATGTAATCAACTCCGCAATGAACATCACAGAAAAACGTGGTAAAGCGATTGATTTTACAAACCCAATCTACCGTATTCCTACTCAGCTGATTGCGCGTAAAGGTCAAAACTTAAAACCAACCGCAGAATCACTACGTGGTAAAAACATCGGTGTTTTACAAGGTTCAATCCAAGAAGTGTATGCCAAAGCTCACTGGGAACCAAAAGGCGTGACTATCACCGCTTATAAAGACCAAAACATGGTGTACTCAGACATGGCAATGGGCCGTGTTGATGGCACACTGGTTATGGCTGCTGCGGGTCAATCTGGTTTTCTAAGTAAACCAGCAGGTAAAGATTACGAGTTCGTTGGCGGTGCACTGAACGATGAAAAAATCCTTGGTAGCGGCATCGGTTTTGGTTTGCGTAAAGGCAGCGATGAGCTAAAAGCAAAACTCAACAAAGCTATCAAAGAAGTCCAAGACGACGGCACCGTTACTCGTCTTGCTAAGAAATACTTCACCGGTTTTGATGTAAGCGTTAACTAA
- a CDS encoding carbon-nitrogen hydrolase family protein: MKVSVAAIQMNSGDQVEQNLARARMWVLEAASQGCQFVVLPEYFCFVGASDEERLSHAELAELGPIQKELQAIAKEAQVWLSAGTVPLLSSTSDKIYNANLLFNPQGEQVGRYDKVHLFGFDNGQESYKESDTLLAGKEIQTFELPFAKVRPSVCYDLRFPELYRHQSGYELITVPAAFTYTTGEAHWELLLRTRAIENQCFVIAAAQTGFHPNGNQTFGHSMIIDPWGKVLAVQEDGEGVIKADIDFAVLNQSRQQLPALKNRIFY; the protein is encoded by the coding sequence ATGAAAGTATCGGTAGCAGCCATTCAAATGAACAGTGGCGATCAGGTTGAGCAGAATCTTGCACGCGCACGTATGTGGGTGCTTGAGGCGGCATCACAAGGTTGTCAGTTTGTGGTATTGCCCGAATACTTCTGCTTTGTTGGCGCAAGTGATGAAGAGCGCTTGAGCCATGCAGAGTTAGCAGAACTAGGTCCTATTCAAAAAGAGTTACAAGCAATAGCAAAAGAAGCACAGGTATGGTTATCTGCAGGTACTGTGCCTCTTTTAAGCTCAACGTCAGACAAAATCTATAACGCCAACTTACTGTTTAATCCTCAAGGAGAGCAGGTTGGACGTTACGACAAAGTACACCTCTTTGGCTTCGATAACGGCCAAGAAAGTTACAAAGAGTCGGATACGCTGCTTGCGGGCAAAGAGATTCAAACGTTTGAATTACCTTTTGCTAAAGTCAGACCCTCTGTGTGTTACGATTTACGCTTTCCAGAGCTTTATCGACACCAGTCTGGGTATGAACTGATCACGGTTCCTGCTGCTTTTACCTACACCACAGGTGAGGCACACTGGGAACTGTTATTACGCACTCGCGCTATTGAAAACCAATGCTTTGTGATTGCTGCAGCCCAAACGGGTTTTCATCCAAATGGCAATCAAACCTTTGGTCATAGCATGATCATTGACCCATGGGGCAAAGTATTGGCAGTACAAGAAGACGGTGAAGGTGTTATAAAAGCAGACATTGATTTCGCCGTATTAAATCAAAGTCGACAACAATTACCGGCATTAAAAAACCGGATATTTTATTAA
- a CDS encoding cytosolic protein yields MFIHHVNGIDWLVITAFEELKPLFIEDAGAIPSCFSITSELSLIDQAKRTYGYLPALSGIITDTGTFQSQQLEEDLNPQLACLVEGRGRIFIYHGGYVAFVDDEQTFITRMN; encoded by the coding sequence ATGTTTATCCATCATGTTAACGGCATCGACTGGCTGGTGATTACCGCCTTCGAAGAGCTAAAACCTTTATTTATCGAAGATGCCGGTGCGATCCCTTCATGCTTCTCTATCACCAGCGAATTGAGTCTGATCGATCAAGCCAAGCGCACTTATGGATATTTGCCTGCTCTCAGCGGCATAATCACTGACACCGGAACGTTCCAAAGCCAACAACTCGAAGAAGATTTGAACCCACAACTGGCCTGCTTAGTTGAAGGCCGTGGCCGGATATTTATCTATCACGGCGGCTATGTCGCGTTTGTCGATGATGAGCAGACATTTATTACCCGCATGAACTGA
- the hisP gene encoding histidine ABC transporter ATP-binding protein HisP: MMNNTKLAVNGLHKKYGNHEVLKGVSLEAKAGDVISIIGSSGSGKSTFLRCLNFLEKPYKGEIFVNGEEIKMEKDSNGELKVINNKELQKLRTQLTMVFQHFNLWEHMTVLENVIAAPVNVLKMPKAEAIKRAEAYLDKVGIDKDARQKYPAQLSGGQQQRVSIARALTMEPEVLLFDEPTSALDPELVGEVLKIMQQLAEEGKTMVVVTHEMGFARHVSNHVVFLHQGKIEEQGNPDDVLVNPKSERLQQFLSGALK; encoded by the coding sequence ATGATGAATAACACAAAACTTGCCGTAAACGGTCTGCATAAAAAATATGGTAATCACGAAGTACTGAAAGGCGTTTCTTTAGAAGCGAAAGCGGGCGATGTGATCAGTATTATTGGTTCGTCTGGTTCAGGTAAAAGTACCTTCCTACGTTGTTTGAATTTCTTAGAAAAACCATACAAAGGCGAGATCTTTGTGAATGGTGAAGAAATCAAAATGGAGAAGGACAGCAATGGTGAGCTAAAAGTCATTAACAACAAAGAGCTACAAAAGTTACGCACACAGTTGACTATGGTGTTCCAACACTTCAATCTATGGGAACACATGACAGTGTTAGAGAACGTAATTGCTGCTCCGGTTAATGTATTAAAAATGCCAAAAGCCGAAGCAATTAAGCGTGCCGAAGCCTATTTAGATAAGGTTGGTATTGATAAAGACGCTCGCCAAAAATACCCAGCACAACTTTCTGGTGGTCAACAACAACGTGTATCGATTGCTCGCGCGTTGACGATGGAGCCTGAAGTACTACTGTTTGACGAACCAACATCAGCACTTGATCCTGAGCTTGTGGGTGAAGTACTAAAAATTATGCAGCAATTAGCGGAAGAAGGAAAAACCATGGTTGTTGTGACTCACGAAATGGGTTTCGCGCGTCACGTATCGAACCACGTTGTTTTCTTACACCAAGGTAAGATTGAAGAGCAAGGCAATCCTGATGATGTGCTCGTCAATCCGAAAAGTGAACGTTTACAACAATTCCTATCAGGGGCGCTGAAGTAA
- a CDS encoding MarR family winged helix-turn-helix transcriptional regulator: MTQKPRLPRSQRYNPSSDDFHKEDFPFYWLAQVHGRYSQAMEKALKKVNLDIPRWRILATLNQEGHCSISQIAMHSIAKLPTVTKIVQRMKDEGLVESQISSDDGRVTEVMITEKGIHALNEIQDTTAPLFKQSFKGMTEAQIKRLNKLLEQLFHNLPE; encoded by the coding sequence ATGACTCAAAAACCTCGTCTGCCAAGAAGTCAGCGCTACAATCCGTCTAGTGACGATTTTCATAAAGAAGACTTTCCTTTTTACTGGCTTGCTCAAGTTCATGGTCGCTACTCACAAGCGATGGAAAAAGCGCTTAAAAAAGTAAACCTAGATATTCCTCGCTGGCGCATTCTCGCCACTTTGAACCAAGAAGGTCATTGCAGCATTTCTCAAATCGCAATGCATTCCATTGCCAAGCTTCCTACCGTAACAAAAATCGTGCAACGCATGAAAGATGAAGGCTTAGTCGAAAGCCAAATCAGCAGCGACGATGGCCGAGTGACTGAAGTGATGATCACTGAAAAAGGCATCCACGCTCTCAACGAAATCCAAGATACCACCGCCCCACTATTCAAACAAAGCTTCAAAGGCATGACAGAAGCACAAATCAAACGCTTAAATAAATTGCTCGAACAGCTGTTTCATAATTTGCCGGAGTAG
- a CDS encoding class II aldolase/adducin family protein, which produces MSNVTRPEHISQAEWDLRIKLAYCYHLVDFFGWTETIFNHISARRPEVEGEYLVNPFGLNYTEITPANLIKVDVNGNKLDDSPYDGNPAGFALHGAIHGAREDVHCVIHTHTNEVSAVAMKEDGFSHDNFYGAQLYGRVGYHTFEGITLFAEEKSRMLASLGDKHVLVLRNHGIAVGEYDIERCMFLLWTVQRAAEIQLAAGAMGGKDVILPEAIGEKCAGLTKMLVDESGFADKWFAAMVRKMEAERGACW; this is translated from the coding sequence ATGAGTAATGTCACACGCCCTGAACATATTTCTCAAGCTGAATGGGATCTACGCATTAAACTCGCTTATTGCTACCATTTGGTCGACTTTTTTGGTTGGACCGAAACCATCTTTAACCATATTTCTGCTCGCCGCCCTGAAGTGGAAGGAGAATATCTCGTGAATCCATTCGGTTTAAACTACACCGAAATCACGCCAGCTAATCTCATCAAAGTGGATGTAAACGGTAATAAACTCGACGACTCACCATACGATGGTAACCCTGCAGGTTTTGCACTGCATGGTGCTATTCATGGGGCTCGCGAAGACGTTCACTGTGTCATTCACACCCATACCAATGAAGTCTCTGCCGTAGCAATGAAAGAAGATGGTTTCTCGCACGATAACTTTTATGGAGCACAGCTCTATGGTCGCGTCGGCTATCACACCTTTGAAGGGATCACGCTATTTGCTGAAGAAAAATCTCGTATGTTGGCTAGCCTGGGGGATAAACACGTTTTAGTCCTGCGTAACCATGGTATTGCCGTAGGTGAATACGATATTGAACGTTGTATGTTCCTACTTTGGACAGTGCAACGCGCAGCAGAAATCCAACTTGCCGCCGGTGCGATGGGCGGCAAAGATGTCATTCTTCCTGAAGCGATTGGCGAAAAATGCGCGGGATTAACCAAAATGCTGGTGGACGAAAGTGGCTTTGCGGATAAATGGTTTGCCGCCATGGTACGTAAAATGGAAGCAGAACGGGGCGCCTGCTGGTAA
- a CDS encoding ABC transporter ATP-binding protein yields the protein MSLVTPLNTQPALLSVSDLCVSYGQVDALHNIDLSLKKGQLVTVIGPNGAGKTTLLSAIMGMLPSRGTIRFDGENHGHASVEGLVSKGLGLVPEKRELFSSMAVEDNLKLGAFLRYRKGDGSYKITLEEIYSLFPRLWERRHQQAGTLSGGERQMLAIGRAMMSQPKLLMLDEPSLGLAPLITREIFKIFNDLRNQGVSILLVEQNARAALNVADYAYVLEGGKASLQGPAHELANDSRVIDAYLGIASKHQERLTG from the coding sequence ATGAGCCTAGTTACTCCACTCAACACTCAACCGGCCTTATTAAGCGTATCGGATTTATGCGTTTCGTATGGCCAAGTGGATGCGTTGCACAATATCGATTTGTCACTCAAAAAAGGCCAATTGGTGACGGTGATTGGCCCTAACGGCGCAGGTAAAACCACCCTACTTTCCGCCATTATGGGCATGCTCCCGTCGCGCGGCACGATTCGCTTTGACGGCGAGAATCATGGTCATGCATCCGTAGAAGGGTTAGTCAGCAAAGGCCTTGGCCTCGTACCTGAAAAACGCGAACTGTTTTCCTCGATGGCCGTGGAAGACAACCTCAAACTCGGCGCGTTTCTGCGTTATCGCAAAGGGGATGGCAGCTACAAAATCACTCTGGAAGAGATCTACAGCTTGTTTCCTCGATTATGGGAACGCCGCCACCAACAAGCGGGCACTTTATCGGGTGGTGAACGACAAATGCTCGCGATTGGTCGTGCCATGATGAGCCAACCTAAGTTATTGATGCTCGATGAGCCTAGCTTAGGTTTAGCACCACTGATTACTCGCGAGATATTCAAAATATTTAACGATTTACGCAATCAAGGCGTATCGATTTTGCTGGTCGAGCAAAACGCTCGTGCTGCGTTAAATGTCGCGGACTACGCCTACGTTCTAGAAGGGGGCAAAGCCTCATTGCAAGGCCCAGCCCATGAACTCGCCAACGATTCACGCGTGATTGATGCTTACTTGGGTATTGCCAGTAAACACCAAGAACGCTTAACCGGTTAA
- a CDS encoding iron-containing alcohol dehydrogenase family protein, with amino-acid sequence MSYTTMKLPFTAHVLRGKGALNDFLPAVATRGQRLFIIGGERALSSFMPKFDLCLAQHSEHNFVVEQHWHGGEVSQTNIDQLTAKARDFKADVIIGVGGGKAIDMGKAVAESVGCPAATIPTIAATCAANSSVSVVYHDNGHYDYIYMLSNAPEFVVLDSELIADAPVRWLSAGLGDTLAKLYEFRAIASKAPDCSLNMSAFSNGKLCYDVIAKYGEEAVAEVNRKEAGFALEQVMDAIFIFAALTSTMGVGDHVAAAHAIYDGFTVIDKTRHFGHGLLVGFGNLCLLSLEERSDEEIIEEIKLAKKCGVPVTLNEIADLTEEELTQVCAAAVATSDMDNMPMSVSTEQTIAAMHHVSKLASSL; translated from the coding sequence ATGTCATACACAACAATGAAATTGCCTTTTACTGCCCATGTATTGCGTGGTAAAGGTGCCTTGAACGATTTTTTGCCTGCGGTTGCTACACGTGGTCAACGCCTATTTATCATTGGTGGTGAGCGTGCACTCTCAAGCTTTATGCCTAAATTTGATTTATGCCTAGCGCAACATTCTGAACACAACTTTGTGGTTGAACAGCATTGGCATGGCGGCGAAGTATCACAAACCAATATTGATCAACTGACAGCGAAAGCGCGTGATTTTAAAGCGGATGTCATCATCGGTGTGGGTGGTGGTAAAGCGATCGATATGGGCAAAGCAGTAGCGGAAAGTGTAGGTTGCCCAGCCGCAACCATTCCAACGATTGCCGCAACCTGCGCAGCTAACTCATCAGTCTCTGTGGTATATCACGATAATGGCCATTACGATTACATTTACATGTTAAGTAACGCGCCAGAATTTGTTGTATTAGATAGCGAACTGATTGCTGATGCTCCTGTGCGTTGGTTATCGGCGGGTCTTGGCGATACGTTAGCGAAGCTTTATGAATTCCGCGCCATTGCATCAAAAGCCCCTGATTGTAGCTTGAACATGTCTGCTTTCAGTAACGGCAAATTGTGTTACGATGTGATTGCGAAATATGGCGAAGAAGCGGTCGCTGAAGTCAATCGTAAAGAAGCGGGATTTGCTTTAGAGCAAGTGATGGATGCCATCTTTATTTTTGCGGCTCTAACATCAACGATGGGAGTAGGCGATCACGTTGCTGCCGCTCATGCGATCTATGATGGTTTCACTGTGATTGATAAAACGCGCCACTTTGGTCATGGTCTATTGGTGGGCTTTGGTAACCTGTGTTTACTTTCACTAGAAGAACGCTCAGACGAAGAGATCATTGAAGAAATCAAACTGGCTAAAAAATGTGGTGTGCCAGTGACACTAAATGAAATTGCTGATCTTACTGAAGAAGAACTTACTCAAGTGTGTGCCGCTGCCGTTGCAACCAGCGACATGGATAACATGCCAATGAGTGTGTCAACTGAGCAAACTATTGCAGCAATGCATCATGTGTCTAAACTTGCTTCATCACTTTGA
- a CDS encoding methionine aminotransferase — protein sequence MIQTPVTSRTKLDNVGTTIFSVIGELSRRHDAINLSQGAPNFACDSELIKGVTRAMENNHNQYAVMTGYELLRQRIAEKVQNVYGRCYDVDSEVLVTASASQAIYSTISALVHPGDEVIYFEPSFDSYAPIVRLQGATPIPLKLVAPEFKINWDEVRATISSKTKMIIINTPHNPTGQVLSKQDLDELAAITRNTDIAILSDEVYEHIVFDQQPHCGMASHEELAARSVIISSFGKTFHVTGWRVGYCVAPQGLMDEVVKVYQFLMFAADTPMQYAFAEYMKDPQTYLHLGQFYQHKRDLMIESLADSPFHIIPSSGSFFLLASYGHLSQEKDSDVVTRLIKEQGVATIPLSAFYTDSTDNKMIRLSFAKDDATIKSGAAALCQARFD from the coding sequence ATGATTCAAACACCCGTAACATCGCGCACTAAACTGGATAACGTCGGTACCACTATATTTTCTGTTATTGGTGAGTTATCTCGTCGTCACGATGCGATTAATCTTTCACAGGGCGCTCCTAATTTTGCTTGTGATTCAGAGTTAATCAAAGGGGTAACGCGAGCTATGGAAAACAATCATAACCAGTATGCTGTTATGACGGGTTATGAGCTGCTGCGCCAACGTATTGCAGAAAAAGTACAGAATGTTTACGGGCGTTGTTATGACGTAGACAGTGAAGTATTGGTCACTGCAAGTGCAAGCCAAGCGATTTACTCAACCATCTCTGCTTTAGTTCATCCTGGTGATGAAGTGATTTATTTCGAGCCGTCTTTTGATAGTTACGCACCTATTGTGCGTCTACAGGGGGCGACGCCAATCCCACTCAAACTGGTTGCACCAGAATTTAAAATAAATTGGGATGAAGTAAGAGCGACCATCAGTAGCAAGACCAAAATGATCATCATAAATACACCGCATAACCCAACGGGTCAGGTGTTATCAAAACAAGATCTTGATGAGCTTGCTGCAATTACCAGAAACACGGATATCGCGATTCTTTCTGATGAAGTATACGAACACATCGTTTTCGATCAGCAACCTCACTGTGGTATGGCTAGTCATGAAGAACTGGCTGCACGCAGTGTCATTATCTCTTCGTTTGGTAAAACGTTTCACGTCACTGGCTGGCGTGTAGGTTACTGCGTTGCACCGCAAGGGTTGATGGATGAAGTGGTGAAAGTGTACCAATTCTTAATGTTTGCTGCCGATACCCCGATGCAATATGCGTTTGCTGAATACATGAAAGATCCCCAGACTTATCTTCACCTCGGTCAGTTTTATCAGCATAAACGCGATCTGATGATAGAGTCTTTGGCAGACAGTCCGTTTCACATTATACCTAGCAGTGGTTCTTTCTTCTTGTTGGCCAGCTATGGCCATCTTAGCCAAGAGAAAGACAGTGATGTTGTCACCCGACTCATAAAAGAACAAGGTGTGGCAACTATCCCGCTATCAGCGTTTTACACTGATAGCACTGATAATAAAATGATTCGTCTTTCATTCGCAAAAGACGACGCAACGATTAAGTCTGGCGCAGCTGCGCTTTGTCAGGCTCGATTTGATTAG
- a CDS encoding LysR substrate-binding domain-containing protein — MSRRTPPFNALYAFVITAKHLNFTHAANELCVTQGAVSRQIATLEEYLGFTVFHRHARGLSLTTQGQEILPELQKAYERLLAVTEKACMQRSEIRLKAPTCSMRWLVPKLMAFQNEKPHIHVSLTTTTDHDVNFRTENFDAGIVFRTAHGEQGHAVKLFDESIGPVIAPHIVPAGRSINLDDYTLLHPTQDQTDWSLWFKETQHEKPQSHKHQYFTTMDLAISAAVQGFGIAMADVHLVADDIRMKRLIAPFDTQIKTGASYYLVHRSSHQSSQVLDEFIEWFQSDEASLDT; from the coding sequence ATGTCACGACGAACTCCTCCCTTTAATGCTCTCTATGCTTTTGTTATTACGGCAAAACATTTGAACTTCACCCATGCAGCTAACGAACTGTGTGTGACGCAAGGTGCGGTGAGTCGCCAAATTGCCACCTTAGAAGAGTATTTGGGCTTTACGGTATTTCATCGGCATGCGCGTGGTTTATCTTTGACAACGCAAGGGCAAGAGATTTTACCTGAGTTACAAAAGGCTTATGAGCGCTTACTCGCAGTGACCGAAAAGGCGTGCATGCAGCGCAGTGAAATTCGCCTCAAAGCACCAACTTGCTCAATGCGCTGGCTAGTACCAAAACTCATGGCTTTCCAAAATGAGAAACCACATATTCATGTTTCTCTGACCACAACGACTGATCACGATGTGAATTTTCGTACCGAGAATTTTGATGCGGGCATTGTGTTTCGTACTGCTCATGGAGAGCAAGGTCATGCGGTAAAATTATTTGATGAGTCAATCGGCCCTGTGATAGCGCCACATATTGTGCCAGCAGGACGTTCGATTAACTTAGATGACTATACGCTCCTTCACCCGACTCAAGATCAAACGGATTGGTCGTTATGGTTTAAAGAAACCCAACATGAAAAGCCACAATCTCATAAACATCAATACTTTACGACCATGGATTTAGCGATCAGTGCAGCGGTGCAAGGCTTTGGTATCGCGATGGCCGATGTTCATCTTGTGGCGGATGACATTCGGATGAAACGCTTAATTGCTCCGTTCGATACGCAAATAAAAACCGGTGCCAGCTATTATCTGGTACACCGGTCTTCTCATCAATCATCACAAGTACTAGATGAATTTATTGAATGGTTTCAAAGTGATGAAGCAAGTTTAGACACATGA
- a CDS encoding ABC transporter permease, giving the protein MLHEYVSILHDYQSIIWQSSLVTIQLALLSVVVAIVLGLVSAIAKLFGSKPLGVIADCYTTLIRGVPDLVLMLVIFYGLQMALNSVTESLGWDQIDIDPFSAGVITIGFIYGAYFTETFRGAFMTVSKGQIEAGVAYGFTPWQVFIKIIFPQMMRFALPGLSNNWLVTMKATALVSIIGLIDIVKVTQDAGKGTYHFFFFTCVAGVLYLLFTTVSNVVFWWLAKVFSTGHKKAQL; this is encoded by the coding sequence ATGCTACACGAGTATGTAAGCATATTACATGACTATCAAAGCATAATTTGGCAGAGTTCATTAGTCACAATTCAACTCGCACTGCTTTCTGTTGTGGTTGCGATCGTATTGGGGCTTGTCTCTGCAATTGCTAAACTTTTCGGTTCAAAGCCTTTAGGCGTGATCGCTGATTGTTATACCACCTTAATCCGCGGAGTCCCGGATTTGGTATTAATGTTGGTGATTTTTTATGGCCTGCAGATGGCATTGAATAGCGTGACAGAATCGCTTGGTTGGGATCAAATAGACATTGACCCATTCTCCGCCGGCGTGATCACCATCGGTTTTATTTACGGTGCATATTTCACTGAAACCTTCCGCGGCGCATTTATGACTGTTTCTAAAGGTCAGATCGAAGCGGGTGTTGCTTACGGTTTCACTCCGTGGCAAGTCTTTATCAAAATTATCTTCCCACAAATGATGCGCTTTGCGTTGCCCGGCTTATCCAATAACTGGTTGGTTACCATGAAAGCGACTGCCTTGGTGTCGATTATCGGTTTAATTGATATTGTTAAAGTCACCCAAGATGCTGGTAAAGGGACCTATCACTTCTTTTTCTTTACCTGCGTAGCGGGTGTGTTGTATTTGCTGTTTACTACTGTATCCAACGTTGTGTTCTGGTGGTTAGCTAAAGTATTTTCAACTGGACATAAGAAGGCGCAGTTATGA
- a CDS encoding ABC transporter permease — translation MIDILQQYGIAFLWTDGYKWSGVAVTLWLLVLSVSIGFCISIPLSVARVSKYKVISVPVWIFSYVFRGTPLYVQLLIFYTGVYTLDFVRASEFLNWFFRSGYNCTLLALVLNTCAYTTEIFAGSIRETKAGEVEAARAYGFSTWSMYTKIIIPSALRRAMPAYSNEVIMMLHSTSLAFAATVPDILKVARDVNAATYMPFHAFGIAAVIYLMISLILISLFKRAEKRWLKHLAPSSQNA, via the coding sequence ATGATCGATATTCTTCAACAATATGGAATAGCCTTCCTGTGGACTGATGGATACAAATGGAGTGGTGTTGCGGTTACGTTATGGTTACTGGTTCTATCCGTATCGATCGGTTTTTGTATCTCGATTCCACTTTCTGTTGCACGCGTTTCTAAATACAAAGTGATTTCTGTACCTGTATGGATTTTCTCGTATGTCTTTCGTGGTACGCCACTGTATGTGCAACTTCTGATTTTCTACACAGGTGTTTACACGCTGGATTTTGTGCGCGCGAGTGAGTTCCTTAACTGGTTTTTCCGCAGTGGTTACAACTGTACCTTGTTAGCGCTGGTTTTAAATACTTGTGCTTATACCACAGAGATCTTTGCTGGTTCGATTCGTGAAACCAAAGCGGGTGAAGTAGAAGCTGCGCGTGCTTACGGTTTTAGCACCTGGTCGATGTATACAAAAATCATTATTCCATCAGCGCTACGCCGCGCAATGCCTGCCTATAGTAACGAAGTGATCATGATGCTTCACTCGACATCTCTGGCGTTCGCTGCAACTGTTCCAGATATTCTAAAAGTAGCTCGTGATGTTAACGCCGCAACCTACATGCCATTCCACGCATTTGGTATTGCTGCGGTTATCTATTTAATGATTTCTCTAATTTTAATTAGCTTGTTTAAACGAGCAGAAAAACGCTGGTTGAAGCATTTAGCTCCCTCGTCACAGAATGCATAG